In bacterium, the genomic window ATTCTTTCTTTGCGCAGAGTAAATCCCAGCTAAATATGGTGGATTAACCAAGATAACTTTAACGTTTGTGAATAAAGATTTATCTAAATCAGCCAGGTTCTCAGAATATACTTTAGGTGAATTATCAATTTTCACAAGGTTAGGCAAAGAAAGTCCTAATCTCAAACTCAATAATTCGGAGTATTTTCTATTTACATCATTTGCGATTATTTGCTTTGGTTCAATATTAAAAACCGAAATTGCAGACTCAAGCAAATTTCCACTACCTGCTGCTGGGTCGCAAATATAATCACTCTCATCTATTTCTCCAATATACAATTTGGCTAATAAAGAAGCAAATTTAGCTAACTCTGGATCTGTTGATACTTCACCGTTATGTTCATTTCCCTCTGAGATAACTGAATGGATAATATTTGAAACTAAATCACCATTTATATTCGTTTTTGCAAAATTGAATAAACTTTCTAATAATCTGTTATCTACAACAGAATTCACAGGATAATTTTGATAATCAAAATTGAAAATCTGTGAGAAATTTATCTTAGAAGCTTCCAAACAGATCTTTTTCAAATTGTTGTTAAAGGCTCTTATGTCTCTTAACTCAAATCTTGATATAGCATAAAATGAACCCCTTATGTACTCATACAATAATACTGCAATATTGGATTTCCAACTTGTATCGCTATCTTTAATGTCTTCAATTAGGTTTGAAAAATTTGTAAGTGTAAGGTAATATTCGTAATTATCTGCCATGACATCATATATGTATTTTTTGAAAAATTTCACAAGCTTTTTGATGTGCTCGGTACTGTTAGTAGAACTTGAAAAATCTCCAATTGATATTAAACCTGGAGATAACATTTGTTGATATGGTTGAGGATTTTGATTATCATATCTAAACGAATAAGCTTTTTCTAAATTTGTAATTAAATAATATGGCTTTTCTAATCTATAAAAAAGTTGCTGAATATACGACATCGCTTGGTATTGAAACCGAGTGCTTTGTACGTCATTTGGTGTTCTTTTTACTTCAACAACGCAAAGTATTTTCTTAGTACTATTGTTCTCTATAACATAGTCCATTTCAAGTGATCCGGCATATTGATGATGAATCACACTATATGAATCACTAAGTCGTAATTCTTTTAATGCTAACTTTAGAGCTGTTTCACACAGAGGATGATAGATATTAACCTCGGAATCAGAATAGTTTATCCACATAAATTAGCCTCAAGATGCTTTTTGATTTGTCTGGCAATAACATCTGACAAAATTGGAGGTACGGCATTCCCAACAATTAAATTCTTTCCTTGCTTACTAGAGGATATAATTTGATAATCATCGGGAAACCCTTGTAAGCGCAATGCTTCTCGTACAGTTATTAATCTATTGTAACTGTAGTGTATATTACAACCGACATTGGGTCTATTAAAGTACGTGTTTATCGTGTATGCTGGCTCATTTGGATGAAGTCTACCATAACAGGTTGTGTGTCCACCTTGTTCTTGTAGTCTTTTTATTCGAACTGAAGCAACATCTTTAGGTATATCCATATAGTTTCCACCTGGTTTAACATGTTGAATAATATACTCATCTAATGAACTTGTTGTGGGAATACTATGATCAGTAACTATTTTCGCATGACCGCGAATACGTTTTTGGTAACTATTAAGTGGTTTCTGATTATACTCTTGAGATTTACTATTAACTGTTGCTATAGGTAAATCTCCTAACGCTTCTAAAACTGACACATATTTAGGTAATATTATCCCATCAATAGAATGTGTTTGACTCGGAAAATTGAAATCTCCCAATTTGGAACCAACAACTAAGACTCTCTTTCGTCTTTGTGGAACTCCATAATCGGCTGCATTAATAACATTCCATTTAACAACATAACCAAGTTCATTGAATTCCTCTAATAATGAATCAAGTACCTTTTTTCCATCACTGTCTTTTGCAGATAAAATACCCGTAACATTCTCAAAAACGAAAAAATATGGATTAACATGTTTTAATATTTCGAGATATTTCCACACTAACTTTCCTCTATCATCATTGACATTTCTTTTCCCAATAAGTGAGAAAGACTGACATGGTGGTCCACCAATTAAAACATCAGCATGTGGTATTTGACCAATAGGATAATTATTAATATCTGCGTGGTGTATATGATCTCCAATATTATATTTATATGTTTCAACAGCGTTTTTATCAATGTCAGAAGCCCAAATAAGGCTGAAATCATTCGATTTAAAACCAAGGTCAAGACCTCCGCCACCTGAAAATAAGCTTACTACAGAAAATTTCATTATTACACCCCGCTTTTTAGTCTCTCATTTTTAATCTTTTGCAATTCTTCCTTTATAATTATAGCAGACAAAGTTTCATACTTGGACAATATTGAAGTTATCTCATCAATTATTTCTTGTTCACCTATATTGATAAGTTGTAAACCTAATTTTGATAATTTATTAGTGTCTTTTACGGATATTATGTCTGGATTTACGATACATAATTCACTAATATCATATTTTTGTAATTTCAACATGCCTCCACCATAGAATTTACCACTTTTTTCTAATCTATAATATGTAAAATAGTTATTTAAAAGTGTCAAAATTAAGAACTTGTTATGTTTTGGTTTAATGATATAAAAATTGTCTCTTACTAAGCAATCGTCATTAAGTATAAATTTCATATTTTCTCTTATCATATAATTAAATATAATCCCAGAGCATTGCTTATCAAAGATACCAAAATTGGGCCAATTAACACCTTTGGATATCATATTATATATTGTTTTAGGTGTTTTATCATTCATTACTGTTTTTATAGTATTTTCAATATACTTCTTAACTTCAATAGATTCCGGATCACTCAAACCTAAGAATTTATCTTTTTTTGCATCAAGTGTAGAATATCCAGTAATACTTTTAGATGAAGTTATCATTTCTTTCAATAATCTTGAGTCGCTAATCTGAGATTTAAAATAAAAATCATTGTACCCTGTTGTGATTCCTCGGGTAATAATGGCTATTTTGTTTAGTGCAATATGATTTAGATTAGATAAATCTATAGCTTTGACTTCTTCAAATTCAACAATTTCTCCATTA contains:
- a CDS encoding DNA cytosine methyltransferase, whose protein sequence is MKFSVVSLFSGGGGLDLGFKSNDFSLIWASDIDKNAVETYKYNIGDHIHHADINNYPIGQIPHADVLIGGPPCQSFSLIGKRNVNDDRGKLVWKYLEILKHVNPYFFVFENVTGILSAKDSDGKKVLDSLLEEFNELGYVVKWNVINAADYGVPQRRKRVLVVGSKLGDFNFPSQTHSIDGIILPKYVSVLEALGDLPIATVNSKSQEYNQKPLNSYQKRIRGHAKIVTDHSIPTTSSLDEYIIQHVKPGGNYMDIPKDVASVRIKRLQEQGGHTTCYGRLHPNEPAYTINTYFNRPNVGCNIHYSYNRLITVREALRLQGFPDDYQIISSSKQGKNLIVGNAVPPILSDVIARQIKKHLEANLCG
- a CDS encoding N-6 DNA methylase, whose amino-acid sequence is MKFDLGQVFTPEIIAKYMVSLLTANKNSFVLDPCFGHGVFISELMHIGYNAITGYEIDPTLYEKFNEVISRSSNHIRLYNMDFLSINDQSHYDAIVMNPPYVRQEKINNLDHFGINKDKLLSDSLFKGLKKTSNLYMYFILKAIDLLRDKGELIAIFPSTWMDDRGNHYFYSEVTKSASIRSITNVKGFVFGKEYTVGVSIVKIVKELVSYTPIISSIKSVNGEIVEFEEVKAIDLSNLNHIALNKIAIITRGITTGYNDFYFKSQISDSRLLKEMITSSKSITGYSTLDAKKDKFLGLSDPESIEVKKYIENTIKTVMNDKTPKTIYNMISKGVNWPNFGIFDKQCSGIIFNYMIRENMKFILNDDCLVRDNFYIIKPKHNKFLILTLLNNYFTYYRLEKSGKFYGGGMLKLQKYDISELCIVNPDIISVKDTNKLSKLGLQLINIGEQEIIDEITSILSKYETLSAIIIKEELQKIKNERLKSGV